Part of the Jeotgalibacillus haloalkalitolerans genome is shown below.
TGCAGGATTATGCGACGAAAGAGGATCATGGTTTTACTGAAGATGAACTTCGTGATGAGATCCTACCTGAAAGCATTGATAAATTGAAAGAGTTGCACTGGCGTTTGCATGCTGCAGAAAAGAGGGGCATTGTTGTTGTCCTGCAGGCGATGGATGCTGCCGGTAAAGATGAGGCAATCAGTTATATCTTTTCAAATCTGACAGCACAGGGGCTGAAGACAGCTTCATTCCAAAAGCCTTCTGAAACAGAACTCAAGCATGATTACCTCTGGCGGATTCGTGAAGGCCTTCCGGCGAGAGGTCAGGTTGGCATTCTGAACCGTTCCCATTACGAAGAAGTCATTGCGCCAAAAGTTCACAAGGATCAATTAAAGGATGAGATGTATCCTGAAGATATGGAAAAAGATGAAGTATGGCCAATGCGCTACCGTCAGATCAAAGACTTCGAGCAGCATCTTGATGAAAATGGCTTTGAAGTGATTAAATTCTTTTTCAATATGTCAAAAGAAGAACAGCGCGAGCGGCTGCTTGAGCGCCTTAAGAACCCGGAGAAAAACTGGGAGTTTTCCTTTAATGATATAAAAGAGCGCCGTCACTGGGATACGTATCAGGAAGCGTTTGAGGATATGCTTGAGCACACGTCTACTGACTTTGCACCGTGGTATGTGCTCCCTGCTGATGATGAATTGTATTCCCGTTACGTTATTACAGAGGTCATGGTGGACTGCCTTAACAAAATAGATCCGCAATTCCCGGAAATTTCAGATGAAGACCAGGAGAAATTGGATGAAGCCATTGAAGAACTTGAGAATGAAGAGAACTGAGACATTGAAAAAAAGACTGCAAATTGCAGTCTTTTTTATATGAAAATACACGCTTAATGTGTTTCATTTACACGATTATTACGTTTAAATCCAATCAGTTTTTCAATCGAAAACCAGCCGATCATAATAACGAACACTGAAATAAAAATATTGCGCAAAGATCCGATCGTTACGTCAAAATTCTGCTTAGTGATTGAAAGGGTGGTATCAGCGTATTTTGCAGTGTACTGGAAGAACAATGACTCCCCGCTGTACTGAATCACCGAAATGATCGTACCAACAACAATACCGCTTAAAAGAAGTATCCAGAATTTCTTCATGGCAGCTCTCCTTCTCTATTCCGCTTTTAATTGTCTTCTGTACAAAAGCATACTTAACACAATACTGATCACGATCGAAATGCCAGCTTTCAAATAAAAGTGACTCAAAAGCCCGTCAACCACATAGCCTCTCAGCTTTTGAACAACCGTCGCCCCGGGAACCCAGTCAATGACATACCCGACTCCAAAGATGGCAGGGAGGCTTAATAATATAAATACGCTTACAAAAGTAATAATGAATGCTTTTGTTTTCATTTTATGTAACTCCTCAACCTGCTTGATTTAAAAAGATAAAAGGATTATGGTTAATTATACCATAAGTGGATCTTGATTAAGATGAAAGGAAGGATTTGTTGAATAAATATAGTATTTTATCAATCTCTTTACTTTTTACAGGACTTTTATTATTCGGAATCAACTGGGTAAGTAATGGATATTCCGAAATATTGATATTCATTAGTTTATTAACTCTGTTAGTTGGACTTGGGCTAAATTTTATCTCTCTCGCAAAAGGAGAAAAGGGATCACTAAAGTTCATATCACTAGTTTTATATATAGCAGTACTTTTTGGAGTGACCTGGTTCGGACCCTATCACATTCTGCGCATCATCACATGGCTGAAAAACGCCGCAGCATTCATACTTTGATTCATGCGAATAATAAAAAGCAGTCCATTGAAAAGATAATTTGCTGATAGGGGGATTACAAGTGGATTCCAGTCTGATTGCCATTCTCGTCTTTTTTGTGGTTATGATGATCATCAGTTCAAGTGTGAATATACTTTTGAAAACAACCAGTAAAATGGATTGGGTGGTTACATTATTAGTAAGCCTTGGCTTTTCGATCGTATTTACAGGTGTATTTATTGTCTATTAACTCATTAAGAATTGCGCTCCATATTAAAAATGCCACCATGATTAAGTAACAGGTGGCATTTTTAATATGTATTAATCTACTATTTTTAAGCCCAGCAGCGCTGCAAACTGAATAGCCTGCTGAGTCGACACTTTGCAGCCCTTCAGATCTTCAAGGGAAAGAATCAGCGACTCAAATGTTGAAG
Proteins encoded:
- a CDS encoding PPK2 family polyphosphate kinase; this encodes MDFKKYLVEGNKKVQLQDYATKEDHGFTEDELRDEILPESIDKLKELHWRLHAAEKRGIVVVLQAMDAAGKDEAISYIFSNLTAQGLKTASFQKPSETELKHDYLWRIREGLPARGQVGILNRSHYEEVIAPKVHKDQLKDEMYPEDMEKDEVWPMRYRQIKDFEQHLDENGFEVIKFFFNMSKEEQRERLLERLKNPEKNWEFSFNDIKERRHWDTYQEAFEDMLEHTSTDFAPWYVLPADDELYSRYVITEVMVDCLNKIDPQFPEISDEDQEKLDEAIEELENEEN